Proteins found in one Deinococcus aerophilus genomic segment:
- a CDS encoding DUF11 domain-containing protein: protein MKHLHKLLQIMFSVGVLVTTGQASAQQTPAGTVITNQAQAEYLPPSNGEPGRAFSNTVRTTVSAVCAVSVTPDGTVAQPGQSASLMPGDRAVFAYRMVNAGNSAFAFPVAGRTEPGSVSGARLQVVRDTNGNGQPDANEPVVGAVTLDADAHADLLLVVDGAASGDTYVTLVAACDGGQSDDNNVSVVQTSPPAQLAVGKSFAPALVRPGAETTVTVDAQNVGQGPSREVLVSDPLAEQIAQGMSFVPGSARTDRGTLEYTADGMNWSAQEPQPVSGVRVRLPGLTPGEAVRLTFRLLAGASAENRTILNVASATTRDQTVRGSAGVEVRYRPAVAIGPVGVPEAPEGTPADSQIRAFAALGQPVCFDHTALNTGDVRDDFLLTFAFTQGAATVILYGADGQLLAQPLSLDPGQSAAVRVCYAATQTGPLDALLTLGGTRGESNTTRDGIQGVEAGLPEVRKAYQASALEDGRNVFLPQGATVSAGDTVAYTLTVRNPYTRPLTGVVVRDPLPAHVDFVSATEGGRVTGEPGTQTVGWTLGTLAPGEARTLDIVTRVASRAVDGEALRNTFTLTTAELTEPVPSNEVTTPVWTARLVVDKTVSAGEVAPGDRLTYTLKITNRSATTAIVDARVTDTPARGLAYLPGTSALNGAALADPQITDGVLVWTLAELPAGATITLTYQTRVTPEASGDLVNTVTVSGTGAGGLARAVASNRAVATTKLKLLTFAPRSDIVGVVYVDRNRDGRYDEGLDTPLPRARVLLAGGRQVLTDSQGRYSFPEVPSGMQALRLDPNTTPYPPLRTPRDGGLSGTQTVFVNGLTSVDFPLAPLGGEVLALRRTTLTVSQGDTTVTLDKAVYGVEGGYLVTLRITTPRPLTGVDLGDPLPAGATLKEGRKNVPDSLPAGETTFTYRFDWEGEPRAATTDPALSWRD from the coding sequence GTGAAACACCTGCACAAACTTCTCCAGATCATGTTCAGTGTCGGTGTTCTGGTGACCACAGGTCAGGCCAGCGCCCAGCAAACTCCCGCCGGAACCGTGATCACCAATCAGGCACAGGCCGAGTATCTGCCTCCCAGCAACGGCGAACCTGGGAGAGCTTTTTCCAACACCGTTCGCACCACCGTCTCCGCCGTGTGTGCAGTCAGCGTTACGCCCGACGGCACGGTGGCACAGCCCGGCCAGAGCGCCTCGCTGATGCCCGGTGACCGGGCGGTGTTCGCATACCGGATGGTCAACGCGGGCAACAGCGCCTTCGCCTTCCCGGTCGCGGGCCGCACCGAACCGGGCAGCGTGTCCGGCGCCAGGCTGCAGGTGGTCCGGGACACCAACGGCAACGGCCAGCCCGACGCCAATGAGCCGGTGGTCGGTGCCGTGACCCTGGATGCCGACGCGCACGCCGATCTGCTGCTCGTGGTGGACGGCGCGGCGTCCGGCGACACCTACGTCACTCTGGTGGCCGCCTGTGACGGCGGGCAGAGCGATGACAACAACGTCAGCGTGGTGCAGACCAGTCCGCCCGCCCAGCTGGCCGTGGGCAAGAGCTTTGCGCCCGCGCTGGTCCGTCCTGGGGCCGAGACCACCGTGACCGTAGATGCGCAGAACGTGGGCCAGGGCCCGAGCCGGGAGGTGCTGGTCTCCGATCCCCTGGCCGAGCAGATCGCCCAGGGCATGAGCTTTGTGCCCGGCAGCGCCCGGACCGACCGCGGCACGCTGGAATACACCGCCGACGGCATGAACTGGTCGGCGCAGGAACCCCAGCCGGTGAGCGGCGTGCGGGTGCGGCTGCCGGGCCTCACGCCGGGTGAAGCCGTCCGGCTGACCTTCCGCCTGCTGGCCGGGGCAAGCGCCGAGAACAGGACCATCCTGAACGTCGCCTCGGCCACGACGCGGGACCAGACGGTGCGGGGCAGCGCGGGCGTGGAGGTCCGGTACCGGCCGGCCGTCGCCATCGGCCCGGTGGGGGTCCCGGAAGCTCCCGAGGGCACGCCCGCCGACAGCCAGATCCGGGCGTTTGCCGCGCTGGGCCAGCCGGTCTGCTTTGACCACACCGCCCTGAACACCGGGGACGTGCGCGACGACTTCCTGCTGACCTTCGCCTTCACGCAGGGCGCGGCCACCGTCATCCTGTACGGCGCGGACGGTCAGCTGCTCGCACAACCGCTGAGCCTGGACCCCGGTCAGTCGGCAGCGGTGCGGGTGTGCTACGCCGCCACCCAGACCGGTCCGCTGGACGCACTGCTCACCCTCGGCGGCACGCGCGGCGAGAGCAACACCACCCGCGACGGGATTCAGGGTGTGGAGGCGGGATTGCCCGAGGTGCGCAAGGCGTACCAGGCGAGCGCCCTTGAGGACGGCCGGAACGTGTTCCTGCCGCAGGGCGCGACCGTCTCGGCCGGCGATACCGTGGCCTACACGCTGACCGTCCGTAACCCCTATACCCGCCCCCTGACCGGCGTGGTGGTCCGTGATCCGCTGCCCGCCCACGTCGATTTTGTGAGTGCCACGGAGGGCGGACGGGTCACGGGTGAGCCCGGCACACAGACCGTGGGCTGGACGCTGGGCACGCTGGCCCCCGGTGAGGCGCGCACGCTGGACATCGTGACCCGCGTGGCCAGCCGTGCGGTGGACGGCGAGGCCCTCCGGAATACCTTTACCCTCACCACCGCCGAACTGACTGAGCCCGTTCCCAGCAACGAGGTCACGACCCCGGTGTGGACCGCGCGACTCGTGGTCGACAAGACCGTCAGCGCCGGTGAGGTCGCGCCCGGCGACCGCCTGACCTACACCCTCAAGATCACCAACCGGTCGGCGACGACCGCCATCGTGGACGCCCGCGTCACCGACACGCCCGCGCGCGGGCTGGCCTACCTTCCGGGCACCAGCGCCCTGAACGGCGCGGCGCTGGCCGATCCACAGATCACCGACGGCGTGCTGGTGTGGACGCTGGCTGAGTTGCCGGCCGGGGCCACCATCACGCTGACCTACCAGACCCGCGTGACCCCGGAGGCGAGCGGCGACCTGGTCAACACCGTGACGGTCAGCGGCACCGGGGCAGGCGGGCTGGCCCGCGCCGTGGCGAGCAACCGCGCCGTGGCCACCACCAAACTGAAACTGCTGACCTTCGCGCCGCGGTCGGACATCGTGGGCGTGGTGTACGTGGACCGCAACCGCGACGGCCGGTACGACGAGGGTCTGGATACGCCGCTGCCGCGCGCCCGGGTGCTGCTTGCCGGAGGCCGGCAGGTGCTCACCGACTCGCAGGGCCGCTACAGCTTCCCCGAGGTGCCCAGCGGCATGCAGGCGCTGCGCCTGGACCCGAACACCACGCCCTACCCGCCGCTCAGGACGCCGCGGGACGGTGGTCTGAGCGGCACCCAGACGGTGTTCGTCAACGGTCTGACCAGCGTTGACTTCCCGCTGGCGCCGCTGGGCGGAGAGGTCCTGGCCCTGCGCCGCACCACCCTGACGGTCAGCCAGGGGGACACCACGGTGACCCTGGACAAGGCTGTGTATGGCGTGGAGGGCGGTTACCTTGTGACCCTGCGGATCACCACTCCCCGCCCCCTGACGGGCGTGGACCTCGGTGACCCGCTGCCCGCCGGCGCAACCCTGAAAGAAGGCAGAAAGAACGTGCCGGATAGCCTGCCTGCGGGTGAAACGACGTTCACCTACCGCTTTGACTGGGAGGGTGAACCGCGTGCGGCCACCACGGACCCGGCGCTGAGCTGGAGGGACTGA